The DNA region ATGAATAAAATAGTGATATAATTATAATCAAAGTTGAGCGATgggttttcattttgtttaccTGGGTTGGTATTACTATAGCTTCATTTCTCAATGGTAGTCGTGCATCCGAAGTGACGAGTCCACCAGACGGCTTTTCAGGGAGTGAATCAAGAAACTTTCCAACAAACTTTTCAGTGTTTGTAAGGGACTTTCCATCAGCAGTCATATTAACAATGCAACCATTCCTGGAAAGGAAAGATCTTCTGATTTCCTCAAGCGACGATGAAATTCCTTCCCAGTCCTGATCCACCTTCTGTTCGAGAGTATGTAGATATTCAAGGTAACTacaaagagaaaatcaaaacacaattaGGCTCTCTACAAGTTTCAGAAAAATGTGAATGAAGTTTCTTATTCCACAGCCAGGTTTCAATCAAATCAAGATGCTACTACACAAATGATGAGAACTAGCAATTTAAGAAAGAGTTATCAAGTTCCAACCTGAGACCACCCATCTGTTCAGACATCCATCCAGCAACGTTCAACATTGCTTCCATCCTCGCAGCAGCAATTCCTTGACCACTTCCCCTCAAATGGCTCTGAAATGAACACGAGTTGGTGTTATACTACTACCACCATGTTGTAATTCTTAtgcaaaaggaagaaagaactGCATACCTCCATTCCGGCCCTACTCTGAGAGACGAATTGTTTAAACCGTTGTTGATCTGTAAATCGCACCTCTTGCAGCACACACTTCATCTGCAGCAAAGTGAATGAATTTCTATTGGAAATCAGCTACAGCTATGTTCAATATCTACATTATTGTCTACTTTAAACTCGAGAGTTAAGATTTATTCTGAATAGACACATACTCTAAAATAAACAGAATCAGTTTTCAAGTAGCAAGTGATAATCTAGTCTACCTCTATACTCTACCTTGAACAAGCAGAAATAGTATCAGACACTGCTTACCAAATGGAATGAGCACAAGGAGAGATAAAAAGTGAGCATTTGTGCTTGAAGAGGGAAGTGATCAAGAGACAGGAggatacaaacatatatagcaaAAAGCTTTTGTTTTCCGATAAAGAGATGGAAATAACAGGTATCAAAAAGATATAGCAACGAGTTATAGGACATGAGGcaaaaagattaattttgtatttcGTTTTTCCGTTTCGAGGCCCAAGAAAACGGGACCTGATCTACCAGCTACAAAATTCTACATTAACTATATTAACATACGCAAACCTCCAACTATATATGATAAGTTAAAGATGTTAAAGCAAAAATTACCAGGTGAAAAAGGTCTTCAGCGCGTCCAACCATGGATTTTCCACGCACAATGATTTTGCTACATGGATCATCCCTACCCCACACAGAGGATGTAAGGGGATAAACTGATATCCCTCCGGTTTTCCTTCCAATCAACTGATTAAGTTGGACAAAGGTCAAGTCTTGCGTGCCCATCTCTAGCAATGATTGACTGTCAAGACAGGAATTATCTAGGCGTTAAAAATTACGAATTTAGCATAGGGTGTCTCATATACTCTGATGATAAACTGCAACTGGAACAACCGCCAGACAAACTTATGGGAGATAAAAAAACATAGCATGCAAATGTCGAGGGTGATACAAGAAAGAAATTTGCAAAGAAGATACTACGAAATTACCACTAAATTAGAAACAAACTTtagtaggagaagaagatatcAGTCGTTGATACTGCTATCACTAAAATGCAACCAAGAATCGTATAACAAACCATGACACTGCAGCAGAAGGCTTGGAAGCTGGCCTTTTGGCATATAATTTCAACTGAGTGTTGTTGAGAgcactaaaataaaatttcaagaatAGTAAAATAGCCATGGAGCCTCTCTCGGACAAAAACCAAGCAATATGTCATACAAAATGTTTAAAGAGATCGAAAATAGTGATTTGTTTAGAGATTTAATCTACCGAACAGGGGTTGATGGAATTATTTTATAGCAATTCCTCATTAAATATTTCACCACTTGCATTTCTGGAAAAATTAGGAGAAAACCCCAAAAGCAGAATATAAAGCCTAAGGTCAAAAACTCAGATGTAGAAGCCAACAAGTTACCAGAAGAGTGGTAAGAGTGGAAGAAGCTCATGCTTTAGTGAACCCAAATCAAAGACTACTTCAGTGTAGAGTATATCATTTGTAAAGAGATCATGCCGCAAAACCTTCACGCCATTGATATCTCCAACCTATAAAAGACCATATCAGCATCGAAAAAATTATTAGGGATCCAACAACTGCAGAGAGCTAATAAAATTATCACCTCAGTGGGAACATATATAGGTTCTTTTGGAATGTCACTCAAGTTTAAACTTGGAACGCATTTCAGTGCTTCAGGAGGATCAGGAGTCTCTTGCTTCAATGTCAACTCCTCTGTGGCACGCGCTAGTTCTGCAAGATCCTCTTCTGTCATACTTGCTTTAACTTTTTCTAGAATATTTTTCTCCTCAGCTTCCTCTTCAGAGGCTATTTCGGGATCAGGCTGATGAAACGTATTATTAAAATAGAGTAATAGAAACATTAGAAAGCAATGAGAAACTCGGAAAAGAAAACTACCTGCATCTCGATAGTAACACGATGAGGGTTCCTTAAAATAAACTGCTCTATCAGTGGGGAAAAGACAGCCTTGGATCCTTTTTCAGCTATTCTAGCTTTCAGGGACTTCAATGGTTCCTCATACTTTAATGGCTCAAAGGGATCCATGTCGTATATCCATTTCGCCTAAGCATCCAACactaaaataagaaacaatacTATAATAGATAAggaaaaacataagaaaaaggCAGATAAACTCACAATTGATTGGAGCATAAGTGATAAACCACGAGGGAACGACCCTGTATTGCTTTCTCTCAAAGAAAACTCAATGGTATTCATGGATGCCTCGACAGCATCAGTATCAAACCCCTCATCTGCCAACTTTCTTAGAGTAGTCATGATCAACTCTTCAACCTTCTGGACATTATCATCGGAAACACCTTTCATACCGATACTGAACTGGGGCTGGAGAAGTTCATCTTCAATCCCACTATTAACTAGAGCTTCTCCTAAACCGCTTTCCAATAAGATTTTTCTTAACGGGGAAGCAGGAGTCCCAAGCATCAAATGATCCAAAAACTCAAGTGCGAGTTGAGTTTGTAAGTCCAGTGGCTTGTCAGAAAGCAGCCAATTAAGGCACACCATATGCTTCTTCTTAAggtcaccatcttcaccagCAGGGTAATTTTCAACTATCCTGCGTGGTCCAGAGAATAGCTTTTGTGGTTCAACCTTTGAACTATCTCGAGCTGGACTTGCATCAAACATGTCCAAGTATTCTGCACAAATTAGTAAAACAGTCACAAAATCTGTATAACAACACAATCGAGAGCATAAATCAAGCCGAGGACAATCTCCTaaagaaaatacaatataagaTATGGCTCTTTACCACTCAAGACGCGGAGGCGGTGAACTGGTTCATCATCTCCATAGAACCATATCCTGGCATTGCTTGGGTGATAATACTGACGGTGGAACTCCTGGGATTATCACCACATAAAGAATATAATATTATGCATCAGAAGTCATACATATCATTACGATTCTGTTGCagtatattttcatattatttcaacatataattaaatcacATAAACTGCTTAACAAACCTTAAATTCCTTGAACGTAAGCTTCGGGATATCTTTTGGATCACCTCCACTGTCAACACCATATGTATTATCTGGGCATAAGgcctattaaaaataaaatagaagaacAATAAGAACTACAGtgccaaaaaaataatgaaGGCAGATTAAGAACAGATTTTGAAGTGATGACCAGAGtaagaaatcaacaaaatattaaatacagATGCGCACATGCAAACGCACACACATCTAATCAGGTAAGCTATATAATTCATACACTGCACCATCCACTTAAGATATTTACAGAAAATCACTCTTAGTACGAGATTGGTTGGAGAAATTGTTCCAGAAATTAAAGGAACAATCAAAACTTGCCTGTTGAGTTATCCGCCCTAGTAAATTATCAGGCTGTGAATAGACACCTTTCATCTCATTAAAAACAACACCTGATATGTGAAACATTAACAAAGAGACAGGAAGACCAAGTTAATACAAAGCAAGGTATAGAAAACAGCTTTTAAACTAGGCATCTGTAACATAAAAACCTTTGTAAGATATGTCTTCTGAAGGATCGTTAAGTTCATAGTGCCAGCCCTCCTGCTGAAAAGTGTGAACGTCATCCACACACTTGGGGAAGAACACAGCGTCCAAGTATACATCAACAAGATTATAGAAATCCTAACATAGATAATGATGAAATGTGATCAGACCAAACTTGAACATATGTACGCATAGCACAAAGATAGAGCTTGGGAAAGAAACGAGTATTTACGGTATTATTACCTTTGTATTAGTGGAAGCAACAGGGTAGCAAGTCCTATCAGGATATGTGAATGCATTAAGGAAGGTATGCAAACTTCCCTTTAATAATTCGACAAATGGCTCTTTCAGTGGGTACTTTCTTGAACCACATAATACGCTATGTTCCAGTATGTGAGGGATTCCAGTAGAATCTTTCCTGCATCAAGAACCAAACTATCATCTTAACCAATGCCAACCACTTACAACCTGTTTAATTAAACTGGAGAATTACAATTAGTAGCTGGTAAAGACAATTCCAACTGAAAAGAGTAAAACTATCCTAGATCAACAAAAGAACTGAACAGAACCCATAAGTCACCTATACAAAATATAAGCTAACTTACGGAGGAGTTCTGAAAACAATGCCAAACACTTTGTTCTCATCATCGTTTGAAACAGACATCACCTCGCAACcggttttcttgtgtttgaaGAGAACAGCCTTAGATTTACACTCTGAGATAAACTCTTCCGACACTTTCTCAAATCCAAGCTTCTCAGCCTCATCTTGTCCTACATTAGACACAAAGCCACTCATCAGAAATGGCGTACAATCAAGAATAGAGTAAAAGGTTCACATCTATCCTAAACTGGGGAAAAGGTACAGAGCACACAGTTTCAAATCCAGCTAAAGAACCTCACCGTGATAAGAAGGTGCGGGTTGTGTAGCGACGGCGCGAATGGATAAGCGAGAGAACTGGCCACTGAGACTGCGGCTCGCGGCGGAGCGAAGCTTAAAGCCGCGGCTTAGAAGTAGCCGTCTCCCAGCAGCTTCTGGAGTAGAAAGCCGGCGAATGTTGCGGCTGACGGCGTTCGTCGACGAGAAAGAACGAGGGAACTGACGAAAAAAGCGGAAGAAGAGAGAGGTCGAGCCAAGAGACGGGGAACAAGTTACCGAACGGAGCATGGCTACCGGAATTATTTCTCCGGCgaggagttttattttaagGTCGTTTTCTCCGTGGCggaattaatatattttcttttctttggtcaaCTAGGGCTGAACATTCCTGTAACCCTTTCGGATTCGAATATTATCCactcgggttcgggtaaacgggtttagaaaaatagaatccattgaatatttttagatatatggatTCAGTTCGGTTTgagtactatcgggttcgggtcggtttgggttacaaattttagaacccgattagtacccgaactaccgggtacccgacaaatataattaaatttaaataaatttagttaaattttgatttacataacaaaatattttagatattttgattatttttgatatttaggtataaaactaaatgaaatattcaaaactataatcataattttggggtaattgcattatattaatgataaatattataaatatgtttatatgttcgggtttaatgggtacctAAATGGGTACCaggtattacccgaccctaacccgaacccatgagtattagaaaatagaacccaataaagttttataggcaaactcGTACCCAACCCAAATCcagtttttcgggtcgggttccggaTTGGATATTCGGGTACAgtttttatgcccaggcctagtc from Camelina sativa cultivar DH55 chromosome 3, Cs, whole genome shotgun sequence includes:
- the LOC104777877 gene encoding presequence protease 2, chloroplastic/mitochondrial; its protein translation is MLRSVTCSPSLGSTSLFFRFFRQFPRSFSSTNAVSRNIRRLSTPEAAGRRLLLSRGFKLRSAASRSLSGQFSRLSIRAVATQPAPSYHGQDEAEKLGFEKVSEEFISECKSKAVLFKHKKTGCEVMSVSNDDENKVFGIVFRTPPKDSTGIPHILEHSVLCGSRKYPLKEPFVELLKGSLHTFLNAFTYPDRTCYPVASTNTKDFYNLVDVYLDAVFFPKCVDDVHTFQQEGWHYELNDPSEDISYKGVVFNEMKGVYSQPDNLLGRITQQALCPDNTYGVDSGGDPKDIPKLTFKEFKEFHRQYYHPSNARIWFYGDDEPVHRLRVLSEYLDMFDASPARDSSKVEPQKLFSGPRRIVENYPAGEDGDLKKKHMVCLNWLLSDKPLDLQTQLALEFLDHLMLGTPASPLRKILLESGLGEALVNSGIEDELLQPQFSIGMKGVSDDNVQKVEELIMTTLRKLADEGFDTDAVEASMNTIEFSLRESNTGSFPRGLSLMLQSIAKWIYDMDPFEPLKYEEPLKSLKARIAEKGSKAVFSPLIEQFILRNPHRVTIEMQPDPEIASEEEAEEKNILEKVKASMTEEDLAELARATEELTLKQETPDPPEALKCVPSLNLSDIPKEPIYVPTEVGDINGVKVLRHDLFTNDILYTEVVFDLGSLKHELLPLLPLFCQSLLEMGTQDLTFVQLNQLIGRKTGGISVYPLTSSVWGRDDPCSKIIVRGKSMVGRAEDLFHLMKCVLQEVRFTDQQRFKQFVSQSRAGMESHLRGSGQGIAAARMEAMLNVAGWMSEQMGGLSYLEYLHTLEQKVDQDWEGISSSLEEIRRSFLSRNGCIVNMTADGKSLTNTEKFVGKFLDSLPEKPSGGLVTSDARLPLRNEAIVIPTQVNYVGKAGNIYSSGYELDGSSYVISKHISNTWLWDRVRVSGGAYGGSCDFDSHSGTFSFLSYRDPNLLKTLDIYDGTGDFLRGLDVDEDTLTKAIIGTIGDVDSYQLPDAKGYSSLLRHLLNVTDEERQIRREEILSTSLKDFKEFAEAIDSVKDKGVTVAVASQEDIDAANKERPNFFETKKGL